AGCATAATAAAGATCATATAGCGATTTTTGAAAAAGAAGTTAATAGATTAGAGGAGGTAACTGAATGTTTCCATGTAAGTGGAGATTACGATTATATTTTAAAGGTCTATGTAAAGGACATGGATGCTTACCGAGATTTTATAGTGAACAAGCTTACAGCATTAAAATATGTTGGTAATACCCGAAGTGTTTTTACAATTAGTGAAGTAAAGAATTCAATAGCGATAGCGCTATAAATAAAAAGCGAGTAATTTTTAACTACCCGCTTTTTCAACTTCAATAAATACGTCTTGAGGTTTTATTGTTTTTTAACTAATACAATTTTTTCAGTTTGTTTTTTTACTAATTGATTGTAAAAGTCTTTTACGATAGTATAATATTGGGGAGCTATTATATTTGAGTTAAACTGAACTACTGAAGAGAGTTTAATTTTGTTTCCTTGTACCAGTACTTTGTATTTAAATATTCCTAAATTATTAGGTAACCCTATTGCTAATTCTTCTGGGTACGACTCTACAGAGTAACTATTGGGAACTGTAATGGAAACAGAATATTGATCTTGCCATGGCATACTAAAATCTATGGGAAAGTTTCGCTCTTTAGATTTAAAAGGATTCTCTTTTGTAGCTAGGAAGAATGAAGGAGAAAAATATAGTTTATTGTTTATTCCCTCAATAAAATCCTCACCAGAAAATTTTAAATTTTGTATAATAGGTTTAGACAAGTCTTCTTTGTTTAAAACTTTGAACTCGTCGATTTCTATACCATGGTCACTTTCTATGGTGTTAATAATTTCTTCTTCTTTCTTAAGATTGTTTTTTTGACGATAAAACATGGCAGAATGACCTGTTAATAATTTTCTGTACATTCCAATGACTTCTCCAGATTCATCAATTTTTACATGTAATATGTTATTTTCTTCAGTGTGATTTAAAGGAATTAAATTAATTTTAGTTGACGAACCGTCTTTAAGAACTTCTCTACCATACCAATTTAAAGTTCGGTATGGAAGAATATTTATTGTGGAATATTTTTCAGTAGCGTCTAGTAAAATGTATTTACCGTCTGATAAATTTATTTTAGAAATAAGATAATTGAATCCCTCTAAAGTAGGGAATAAAGGAACTCCGTTGTTTTTAGTACTTACTAACAAAGGGTTCACATCTAGTCCTGCACTGCGTAACATAGATGTTAGTATTAAATTAATTTCAGCAGAATTACCTACTCCTTCCTTAAAGGCTTTTTTTACGCCCACATCTGTATATTTAGCATAATAACCATCCCATTTAATTTTAGATTTTACAAATTGAAATATTAAAGCAATTTTTTCAGAATCATTTTTAGCTTGTGTTAAAATACTTTTCAAATCATCCTCAAAATAACTGCTCTTTTCCAATTCATTTCCAAAACTAGATGACTTGTATATCGTTTTACATACGTCTTCCCATGTTGTGGTATAATTTTTTATTCCTCCTCCTGTTTTTAAAAAGTTTGTTCCAGAAAGTTCAAACTGAATTCCGCCCCTATAATTGTCAATATTTCCAGAATATGGTTCATTTTCCTTAATCTCAGGAATGTTAGTGGCAGAAAACTCAGAGACAAAATTAGAGTAATCTATTTTTGTGTTGTTAAAAGATGTTTTTACAGTACGGTAACCACTTCTAGTTTTTGAAGAAATATTTATAGAGGCCCTTTTTTTATATTCTTTTAAAGGGATATTGTAATAGCCTTTTAATCTTTTGTTAAAAGTAAAGTATTCAGGGATTTCTACTTTGTAATTTAAATTTTTAACTGGAATTCCATACTGGAAATTCAGAGTTTTGATGTTCCAATAAGGTGAAGTTAAGGTATATTTTAAATCAATAACACTGCCTTCTTTAACATTGGGTAACGTTATTTTTTTTTGACTTCTATATTTATTTAGTTTTTCATCAAAAACATCTTTTTTAGAGAGTTTAACTTTTTCAATTTTGTTGTTTTCTAAGTTATAAGTATATGCTTTTAATGAGCTAATTCTTTCTTGCTCTCCAGAGTCGGGATTGTAGAATTTTATTTTTTTTGAGGCATAATTAAATCCTTCTTTTGTATAAATTTTAATACGTTCATGGTAGTCAGTAACAACTTGAAAACCTTTATTTGAATCATATTCAAAATATGTTCTTCTCTCTTTTAAGAGGTAAGCGGCATCTGCTGTTGAGTCTAAGGGGTGAAATTTTTCTTGAAGCTCTTCTTTAGAAACTTTTCCGAAGTTAATTTCTTGTGCATTTATGTGTATTGTTATAATTAACACGAAAACAGACAGTATTTTTTTCATAGTAATTTTATAGTTTTATTAATTCTATTCTTAAGTTATCGTATTTGACAACTGTTTTTCTAAATTTCCTGTAGGCTTTATAATCCTCTTTTGAATGTATTCCTTTAATAAGAGAAAACTCTCTTTTATAGTTAAATGTAGTGTTGTTTATTTTTTCAAATGAAATACGATAAGCTCCAAACTTATTAGTGATGTTTCTTTTTTCTGGTAAACTTGTAAATGTGTACCCCTCTGGGAGAGTAAAAATAAATTCATCTTTATCGGTAAATCCCCTTTCAATTTCTAATGGCTGCTGTCTATTTCTATATTTTTTTGGGATTCCAGTAACTCGATTAAAAATATTAAGTTTAAATAAATAACTACTATCTCTAACAGTTGCAAATTTTTCTATTTTAACATCAAGATCCTCAGTAAATTCAATTTGTTCTTTATTGTTAGAATGCTTAATGTTATCAACTTCTAAATTATTATTGTAATCCCAAACCGTAGATTTGTAATATTTATTGAGCTCTTTTTTAGTAAATTCTTCTATAGAATACTTGTCATAATATTGTGTTCCGTATGATTTCCTCTCAAAATGAGCTGAGATGTTTCCATTTGGCAGTAACGTAACATCAGCTTTGGTAAGTTGTAAATTGTCTTTGTTAATATAAGCAGGAGTTCTTTTAATGACGCCTCCTTCTGGTGTTATTACCAGTACATCTCTATCATCTGTAAAATCTCCTAAAAAACCAAAAGGGATAGTTTGGCTAGTACATTCTAACCAAATATCATTTCCATTATTTGGAATATTTAGAATAACATGGTTACCTTGCATAGAAGAAAAATCTTTAAAAACATTTTTCTTAGCATTACCGGCCCAAACAATTGAGTAGTGCGATTTCACACCAACAGCATCTAAAAGGGCTTTAGTGTAATTGGTTAATCCTTTACAATCTCCATAGCCTACCTCATCTACTTTGTTTGCAGCAATAGGCTCCCAACCACCGATGTCTACTTGTACGCTAATATATCTTGTTTTGTTTTGCACATATTCGTAAATGACTTTAGCCTTATCAGCAGAATTATTAATGCCTTTAACCAATTGTTTAACCTTTGAGATAGTAGAAGGAGATAATTGATTTCTGCCATTAATAAGTTCGTTATACATCCATTTTCCAAACTCTTTCCAGTTTTTAGCATTACCCTTAATTCCTTTTAGACTAAATGAATCAAGTGAGATAGACATATTAGGAACAAGCTCTTCAAAATTTAAGGTATAGTATTCTGGTCTAATAGCTAATTGATTTGTTAAAGAATAGTTTAAATTATTACCAGTAGAAGAGTTTTTAATAGAAAAAACGTCGAAGTTTTTCTCTCTTTTTCTAAATGGAATATTTTTAGGATTATTTAATATATAAATACTTTTTTCAATCGCTAAATTGTAATTTTCAATTGGAAACCACTTAGGAATAAACCCTGTTGACGAGTTTTTATATTCAGATTCAAAAACAACAGTGTAAGGATATGAAGTTGGTGTGTGTTCTAAAAACTTAACTCTAGAGTCAGAATATAAAGTCCCACCGTCAATAGCACTCACATCTTGAAAATCACTTTTAGAATATTTTTTAATCTTATTTCCTAACGCATCATAAATAATAGCTGATAACTTAGTTATCTTGGTATCATTGTTATAGTGTTTGTAAGCGTTAATGTGTTTTTTGCCTAGCTTATTAAGAACAGTGACTATTCTTTGTTGCTTAACAACAAGGTGGTCTATAGTTTCTACATCTATTATTGTTTTGTTTAGTCTAATTATAGCATTTGCACTTTCTTTTAGCTCTTTTGGAATAGAAATAGAGGAAAGATTTTGTTTTTCTTGAGAAAAGATATTGCTGCATAGCATAAACGCTATTAAAAAAATAGCGAGTGTATTGATTTTCATGCAATTAATTTATTTTGTTTTCGTAGGGAACGAAAATATAAAAATAAATATAATTGTAAAAATTACATTTGTTTATAAAATATCTTGTTGATTCTTATAAAAAGAATCGGTTTGTAGCTTCATAAGGTTACGAGCCATTTTTTGTTTGTAGTTGTAGAGTTCTTCTTCTGTTTTTAAATCAGAATATACTTTGTTGTTGAGGTCTATGTCAGTCTGTAAAATAGCTTTTCGTTGATGTACTTGTTGTTGAATCCAAGTTTTAACTAAAGATTCATGGTTTTCTAATTTATAATCATACTCACTTTTTGAACTGATAAGTTTGGCAAAAATAGGAGCAGTTTCTATTGCTAAAAATAATAGAAAAATAAAAAAAGAAGGTAGCCAAGGTAATTTGTTTAGTGCATTCACCCGAGCCATTAAACCATCGAAATTAGAAATAATAGGTTCTGTTTGTGTTTCTTTTAATTTTTGACTTTCAATCAAATTAGTAATAGCAGCTTCTTTCTGTTTTATTTTTTCGGTATTCTCAGCTTTTAATTGAGTTAATTCTTGTAAAGCAGTATCATGCTTGTCTCTCTTTTCTTTATAAACAGGGCCTTTACCAATGAGTTTGGTGCCTTTTCTTCCTTCGGCTTCAGCTATATAGGTTTCATATAAGGTATTTACCTCGTTTTCTTTCGTAGTGATTTCATCTTTTAAAGAAGTAATCTCTGAATTGATTTTTGTTATTTCAGGAGTGAATTGTTGTGCAATTTGAGTTTTGTTATCCAAAGTCATCTGATTTTTCTCAGTCAACAACACTTGGTTAATTTCCTTTTCAAAAATTTTTAATTCTAAAGGTTTAGAAATTACTACAGCAATTATCATGGCAAGTAACAATCTAGGAAGCACTTGAACGAGTTCTTTTCGTTTAGACTCACTTTTTTTAATGGTAGAAACGATGAATCTATCCAAATTAAAAATTAGGAGTCCCCAAATAATTCCGAAGAAAATAGCAGTGTATATGTTGTCAAAAACAGTGTATAAAGCATAAGCAGCAGCAATGGTTGCCATTAGTGCGGTAAAGAAAACAGTGGCTCCAATACCCGCATATTTATTTTGTTCTCCGTTAGCACATTTTTCAAGCAATACTAAATCTGCTCCTGAACAAAGAAGGAAAAATCGTTTTAACATAAAAATAAGCTTATGAGTTAATAACGAGTGTTTTAAGTAATTGTTACAAAAAAAGCCTCATTTAAGAGGCTTTTAACATAATTAGTTTTTTATAACTATAGGTTTTTCTGAAAGTTTAAATGTGGTTTTACCATTTTTATTCCAGATTTGTAAATTAATAGAATCGTCAGTTTCTAAAAGTTTTAAAGCTTTTTTGTAACTTATTTTTTTATCATTATAAAAATACTCCGTGTTTTTACTTTTATGTTTTTTGATATATTCCAAAGGAGCCATTGGTTTTGGAGGAGCAGGAATATCTGTTCTCATTCCTTTTTTTACTCTAACAGTCGGAGGTGGAGGGGGAATACGTGAAACATCACCTTTTT
The nucleotide sequence above comes from Tenacibaculum singaporense. Encoded proteins:
- a CDS encoding Lrp/AsnC family transcriptional regulator, which encodes MKLDKIDKKLLGLLQTDSKQTTKQLSLQLGLSVTAVYERIKKLEKEKVITEYVAVVDKDKIEKSFLVFCHVQLEKHNKDHIAIFEKEVNRLEEVTECFHVSGDYDYILKVYVKDMDAYRDFIVNKLTALKYVGNTRSVFTISEVKNSIAIAL
- a CDS encoding DUF3857 and transglutaminase domain-containing protein; amino-acid sequence: MKKILSVFVLIITIHINAQEINFGKVSKEELQEKFHPLDSTADAAYLLKERRTYFEYDSNKGFQVVTDYHERIKIYTKEGFNYASKKIKFYNPDSGEQERISSLKAYTYNLENNKIEKVKLSKKDVFDEKLNKYRSQKKITLPNVKEGSVIDLKYTLTSPYWNIKTLNFQYGIPVKNLNYKVEIPEYFTFNKRLKGYYNIPLKEYKKRASINISSKTRSGYRTVKTSFNNTKIDYSNFVSEFSATNIPEIKENEPYSGNIDNYRGGIQFELSGTNFLKTGGGIKNYTTTWEDVCKTIYKSSSFGNELEKSSYFEDDLKSILTQAKNDSEKIALIFQFVKSKIKWDGYYAKYTDVGVKKAFKEGVGNSAEINLILTSMLRSAGLDVNPLLVSTKNNGVPLFPTLEGFNYLISKINLSDGKYILLDATEKYSTINILPYRTLNWYGREVLKDGSSTKINLIPLNHTEENNILHVKIDESGEVIGMYRKLLTGHSAMFYRQKNNLKKEEEIINTIESDHGIEIDEFKVLNKEDLSKPIIQNLKFSGEDFIEGINNKLYFSPSFFLATKENPFKSKERNFPIDFSMPWQDQYSVSITVPNSYSVESYPEELAIGLPNNLGIFKYKVLVQGNKIKLSSVVQFNSNIIAPQYYTIVKDFYNQLVKKQTEKIVLVKKQ
- a CDS encoding DUF3857 domain-containing protein, with the translated sequence MKINTLAIFLIAFMLCSNIFSQEKQNLSSISIPKELKESANAIIRLNKTIIDVETIDHLVVKQQRIVTVLNKLGKKHINAYKHYNNDTKITKLSAIIYDALGNKIKKYSKSDFQDVSAIDGGTLYSDSRVKFLEHTPTSYPYTVVFESEYKNSSTGFIPKWFPIENYNLAIEKSIYILNNPKNIPFRKREKNFDVFSIKNSSTGNNLNYSLTNQLAIRPEYYTLNFEELVPNMSISLDSFSLKGIKGNAKNWKEFGKWMYNELINGRNQLSPSTISKVKQLVKGINNSADKAKVIYEYVQNKTRYISVQVDIGGWEPIAANKVDEVGYGDCKGLTNYTKALLDAVGVKSHYSIVWAGNAKKNVFKDFSSMQGNHVILNIPNNGNDIWLECTSQTIPFGFLGDFTDDRDVLVITPEGGVIKRTPAYINKDNLQLTKADVTLLPNGNISAHFERKSYGTQYYDKYSIEEFTKKELNKYYKSTVWDYNNNLEVDNIKHSNNKEQIEFTEDLDVKIEKFATVRDSSYLFKLNIFNRVTGIPKKYRNRQQPLEIERGFTDKDEFIFTLPEGYTFTSLPEKRNITNKFGAYRISFEKINNTTFNYKREFSLIKGIHSKEDYKAYRKFRKTVVKYDNLRIELIKL
- a CDS encoding DUF4407 domain-containing protein, whose protein sequence is MLKRFFLLCSGADLVLLEKCANGEQNKYAGIGATVFFTALMATIAAAYALYTVFDNIYTAIFFGIIWGLLIFNLDRFIVSTIKKSESKRKELVQVLPRLLLAMIIAVVISKPLELKIFEKEINQVLLTEKNQMTLDNKTQIAQQFTPEITKINSEITSLKDEITTKENEVNTLYETYIAEAEGRKGTKLIGKGPVYKEKRDKHDTALQELTQLKAENTEKIKQKEAAITNLIESQKLKETQTEPIISNFDGLMARVNALNKLPWLPSFFIFLLFLAIETAPIFAKLISSKSEYDYKLENHESLVKTWIQQQVHQRKAILQTDIDLNNKVYSDLKTEEELYNYKQKMARNLMKLQTDSFYKNQQDIL